attacagggtcactggggacttgggagtctatcccagcaagcaatagacacaaggcaagatacatcctggatgggatacctGGTTGTCTCAGGgcccacacatacacactcacaccaagccagttttcccagaagccaactaacctaccagGACTGGggcaggaaactggagcacacagAGGAACATAGATgctaacacagggagaacatacaaactctaaaCAGAGGAattgatcccagggccccagtgcaaTGCTGATCACTGTGCTGCCATAAAGCATTACCTCTTAAAAGCAAGTTCTcctatttcttatttttaaaaagtaatcatTCGCACAGGGTAACTCCAACACTGTCTGTTGACATGATGATGAAACTCACTTTAGCATTATTTAAGGTGAGGTTATTACCATAAAGAAGGAGCTTCATTGAGAACCCCTTTTCAACATTTAAGTTCCATACTCTTGCTATGCAGCAGAAAAAATGAGGGCAATGACCTACCGGCATAATGGTAATCAGCAAGAGGATGGGATTTTGGTCTCAAAGGTCTCAGCATGAGCAGTTTTTCCAGTGTAGCCTGAGAAATAGAGACAAGGAATAAAAGATGAACATTTAGCCTCCGCTGGTAAGGGTCAATATGTACTTTAGAATTAAGTTTAATAAAGCATTCAATATTcaagaatataaaataatacatactATTTCAGTGCACTGTAACTGACATTATATACACATGTAGCATTGTTTGTATTCATATTCTTAAGTATAGTACAGTCTACAAATACTCTATAAATTTCTCTATAAATCAAATGTATTGGTTAAAAACACTGAGCTGTTATAGGGCAACGgtgctatttttattactaaaataactaaataatTTTTTCTCCTTTATAAGCACTCACTGAATCATAACAGAAGGCTGAAGGGAAGCTCAGCTGTTCGTACCAAAGACAGAATTCTGGGATATTTTCAAGACACTCCACGCTTTTGACTAGGAATTTTCAATACAATGATAGATCAATCCAATGCCCATAATTTTTTATCTGTTAATTTCTTGACCTAGTCGAATAATAACTCTCCAAAAGTATCTTGCCCCAATtgaagtaaattatttacattattatgACATTTTGGTATTGGCCAATAAGGTGTACCAAGAAaggtaacacatactgtacagtaagtcagtACAAACTCTCAATAATTCAGCAAGGGTTTGTAACAATGAAGGCTGACTATATGCAGATCTACTGATGGAAGTGTTTCTTCTAAAAGTAAGAGCTTTAGAACTGAGAACAATGTGGAAAAAGCATGAAACAAGAAAATGGAGACATaaattctgatgtttttttcttcgtaatttactgtatacatagTGCGCTATCAATAAAGGGATTTAAGGGAAGAAACACTTTGCTATCTCATGTTTGCGCAATatagaaaacagaaaaccacaGTCTACAGTTAAGACAACACAGTTTACACCATGCTGTTCTGTGTGTTATTCCCCTGTGGGCCTCTGGGGTGTGTCTGTCTTTCCAGGTCCTCACCATGATGTTTCCTCTGCTCTCAAACAAACAGTGCAACGCATATTCAGAGTTGGTTCCCCCTCCAGGCAGCACACTGGAACAGGCCATTTTAACCAGATTGTCCACTGCCGGGAGATGAAGGCACAGGAGGACAGAGAGAAAAATTTAGGTGGATGGAGAGGGGGCAAGAGAAAGAATGAgaagcaaggaaaaaaaaaactttgtcaaAGACTTCTGCACATGCTGATTCACATGCACAAAGTGACACAAATCGAATAACAAATAAACCTAATTTTCAATCATATCTGGAAACCATTTGCTCTTGTACAAGAACTTGATGCAAAACTTTCTAAGCAAAAAAGGATGAATCACCATTGACGTAGGTGTCTGCCAAGGAAATATATATTATTGCTCTATAAGGATAATATCCCAGGAGTGGTTAATGTCTGCGATTTTTTaccagggaaaaaaaatgtctctcTCGTGTCATAGTTACAGTGgcgtgaaaaagtgtttgcctaatttcttatttttttgcatgtttgtcacactgaaatgtttcagatcatcaaacaaattgaaatattagacaaagataacacaaaatgcagtttttaaatgaagatttttattattaaggggaaaaaaaaatccaaacctacatggccctgtgtgaaaaagtgattgccccccctgataaaacataaatcaactgtggtttatcacatctttggaaagctgagttcaatttctctagccacacccaggcctgattactgccacacctgttctcaatcaagaaatcacttaaataggacctgcctgacaaagtgaagtagaccaaaagatcctcaaaagctagacatcatgctgcgatccaaacaaattcaggaacaaattagaaacagagtaattgagatttatcagtctggaaaaggttataaagccatttctaaagctttgggactccagcgaaccacagtgagagaacataaagaacataaaggctggtctcagttttgccagaaaacatcttgatgatccccaagacttttgggaaaatactctgtggactgttgacacaaaagttgaactttttggatggtgtgtgtcccattacatctggcgtaaaagtaacacagcatttcagaaaaggaacatcataccaacagtaaaatatggtggtggtagtgtgatggtctggggctgttttgctgcttcaggacctggaagacttgctgtagtaaatggaaccatgaattctgctgtctaccaaaaaatcctgaaggagaatgtccggccatctgttcgtgacctcaagctgaagcgcacttgggttctgcagcaggacaatgatccaaaacacaagagGAAGTcgacctctgaatggcttaagaaaaacaaaatgaagactctggagtggcctagtcaaagtcctgacctgaatccgattgagacgttgtggcatgaccttaaaaagcggttaaggctcgaaaaccctccaatgtggctgaattacaacaattctgcaaagatgagtgggccaaaattcctccacagagctgtaaaagactcattgccagttattgcaaacgcttgattgcagttgttgctgctaagggtggcccaaccagttattaggtttagggggcaatcactttttcacacagggccatgtaggtttggatttttttttttcccttaataataaaaaccttcatttaaaaactgcattttgtgtttacttgtgttatctttgtctaatatttcaatttgtttgatgatctgaaacatttcagtgtgacaaacatgcaaaaaaataagaaatcaggaagggggcaaacactttttcacaccactgtatatgacTGGCACCCAATATGCAGACAAAGTGTGCATGAGAGTTACGGAGAGAGTACCTTTCTGCTGAGCGCCCGGAGAGTCCAGGTCTGGCTCGGGGGTCCACACCAGGCTGGCTTTGTGCAGGTCTCGCTCCACCCTGGAATGTCTCCTCAGCTCAGGAATCACAGCCTGGAACCGCGGGCCAATGTTGATCCGTCTGCAATTGGTCAATAAACTCAGTTTTATCACGGTACCTTCATCTAAACCCAGACCGTTTTTCATATCGTTGGAAAACAACCGTTTTAATAAATGagttcaagtaggcagctgcgtcagcatgcgtaggcttcaaaggaacaggtaaaggtttattccatcctgaaaagaaaagagacccagagttttgactgtggagccttcttcggctgtgatgaattgttttaaaagctTGGGACAGTGATGTCTGAATCAATGATGTCGATATCGTTCGCTTGGTCAAGGGAGGGTGCAACATGGGCTTGATACTTGGGCTTGGTACTTACGGCTTCACATCCACAGGCTGCTCTCCTGAACCTGGGGTCACTGCCACTGCACTGCTGTCCACACTACCTGCCAGCCAGGACACAGCACTGTAAGTTAACACTGACCACCAGGGCAGAAGAACAATTTAATTTCACCTCCAGGTCTCACTGCTCTGAGTCTTAACCCTGCATCGATTAGTTTAATATTACCAAAGTCATTTATGAACTTTTGCTACCTGTTTTCAGTCATCACATAAACAGAAGGAACATTATAAAAGGGTTTCTGGCTGGGTTATAAATAAACACACGCACAGATACTGTGATTCAGAAACGACTGATGCTTTTGATGGTAAACTGAATTACTGAATAGGAGACTGAGGATTCTAATATTTAGATGTTTCAGTATTATTccattaattgattaaaatgcTTCTAccgttttttacattttacttcttttccaactttttatttaagcccagaaattagccacggtgattgaatttttttctgtataaaaCAGCAGTAAgtttcatttttctgtattttctataTGCAAAAGATATCTTCAGATCTGCTACAAAAAAGGTGGGCTGAAACAGGGAAAAATATCCAGTGGATTTATCCTCATACATTTGAAAGCAATTTGTGCAAATTAGGGTTTTTCAACAACAAATCATCTGTCAGTGTGGTGTGTAACAGTTTACTATAAACCAATCATATTAAAGTGTAAATCAGTCACTTAACTAATCACCCAAAAGGCAACACaagctggaagaaaaaaaaactgtattaaatAAGATCTGTTTCCCTAAAATGGACAATACATATAAACATCTGCTGTTCACAGGTGTTCAATAAGGGGATCTATACAGGAGAAGGCATTCTGTAGACACACTAGTTGCTCTTTAAGCTGTCGCAAGAAAAGCGAGACTACTTATTTGCAGCCTGTTGCTTGCTAATTCAACAGGCACGTGTGAACACAAGGTCCGTGTCTGTCTGGAGCTGTGTGAAGAAAGGAGTAGGTGAAGGGAAGGCTGGCGTACTCACTGGCTCTGCAGAGCAGCAACCGGGGGGTTATGGGTGTTGGCTGCCCACCTGCGTGCAGGTACCCGCTGTTTACGCTGCTGAAGAGCCCCGAGCCTTGGCGGACCGGACTCAGCATGGGAGGGGGCGTGTACGGGGGGGGATCCCCCAGGATTCTCGGGGAGCGCAGCTGGCTCTGGAAGAGTGTGGCGCCCCCGCCGGACAGGCCCCCACAGGGCGAAGGGATGATGAGGGGCTCGGGACGGTGGCGGTACTTCTTCTTGTCCTGCTGCCCTCCCCTCACCCCGCTGCCTGCCATCTTCTCTGCCTTCTGGGCACGGCGGATTGGGTCCTGGAAAACAGTAAAATCCAGTTTTGTACAACTAACTTAATAATTTTCAAAGTCAACTTGTTTACCACAactgcaggtacagtacagaacCACCAAGCGAGTTTATGACCAGCCAACATGCAAAATCAAAAACAACTTACAACCTGCTGCACAAACGTAATTATCAGCAGAGTTAaactcacaaaataaaatacggCAAGATTCAGACACATTATTTAGCTGTCCAGATTCTCTGCACTCAGTTCCAGCACTCTATATGTCAAATAAATCGATTTATTAACCACGGTATTTTTATAAACCCCAAATGGGCTTGTGAGGCACATTTTTTCGAGCAACGTCTCAACAGGACCGAAGCACGTCTTAGGCAGAGAGGTGACGCTCACACAGAAAGGCGGAAGAAGGCGGGTGAGGCTTAGGGCACTGAACAGGCCGAGCGAGCAAGCAGTGGCAGGTCATGGCCGCACTCACAGAGGGCACGGGGCTGGGATGGGCCGCTCCAGAGCCGGGCAGTAgacgctgctgctgctgctgcagggcCTGTGGAGGTTCGCTGGTCGGGCTGACGAGAGTGGCGGCTTCGCTGTCAGGGGGGCGGCAGGGAGTGGGAGAGAGGTCTGGGGTTGGCGCTGCCAGGGGAAGCTTTACAGGCACAGAGACAGGCATGATGATGGGAAGCAGGGGCTCCACCTCTTTGGGCAGCTGGGTGTCCCCTTCTTCCTGCACACAGACAAGGACACAGGCTGTAAGACCTCTGGACAGAGAGGAGGCAGAGGGGACGCGTGCAGAAAACTCTGGACAACAACTCGGTCTTCCTCAGTGTTTGAGGTCAAATGATTCACTATTATTCTGGTTTATTAACATTACTTTTACTGTACCTGGTAAAATACAGATAAAGTGTTTGAAGCCAACAAATCTTAAAGATGTTGCTATGaagattctttttttattttatgaatttaTAAGGGATAATAGACCCTTAGCAGTTCATCTTGTATGACCATGTAAAACCAGGCAATGTTACTTCCTGTTTATGTGACTCAGTAGGTTGTGCAAGCTAAGTATACACtgctaataaaaataataaatacaccaATAGTCATTATTTAAAAGTATACAAATAGACCCCTAGAAATCAATAAAACCAGGTTAATAAATGGTAAATTCActaaatgcctttttttctgttggATTTTAATGGTTGGTCTATTTTTTGAATGTGGAAAGAATTAACATTTTACACCAGTCTTCAAAGCGAGTGTGTCAGAGCTTGAAGCTTCCTCCCATCGTCTCACTTACTTAATCTTCATGATATCACATTTTAAGAGATTTCAGAGAACCACTAAATGACATTTCCAGGATGTGGGGGTGTGAGGCAGTTTTTCATGGAAACAATTAAGTTTACACGTAAAATTGTCATTTTTAGATGTCATTTTGATGTACAATTTCTAAAGtatttaagttttaaatataaaatttgtAACAACAGCAAGGGCTACAATGACAAAATGgttacagaaaacatttttaaggaacaaatgcaaaaatatgcCCATGACATCTGATATTATGTCCCACAATTGTCATCCTTTAACATACCAAACAGATCCCTAAATATGTTAGGTCAAATGTTCCTTGGGATGTCACATTAGACATTAGATTAATACACATTATGTATTAAGAGGTGTTGATTTTCCAGTTGAGAGTTACGACattgtgtgtatatactgtatataaacatttacagtcccagtacatatcatatattaatgtattatATACACACACCACACAAGCATAAATCCTCATATAAGTTACACAGATTCCTCAGTGataaaatgcactttcctgccaAGATTATCACAGAAGTGACAATGTCAGGCAATGTGTTCAAGGAATGCATTACACGCATTTACTATATTATTAAACAGCACTTCAAAGCACATAAACCAAAGTCAGACAAAAAGCACAAAGCACCAAGCACCATTACAAATGCTGTACACCCGCTGAACCACAGACTGAACTCTTGGATACCAGGCAAGAGGCTGGAATTTGTACCATCTTTCCTGAGAGcttaaaactgaataaaatacAACTATTTTTCACTAAGGATGAGAAGACTACTTCACGATAAACTGTGAGATAGTTTCCACCTCTACTATACTACTATAGTATTAACACTTAAAAAAGGCCTTTCACCAAAGCAAGGCAGTatatttctgaaataatgtaACTTAAAAGCACATTGTCTTCTATAACATCACAACTTCATTGTTTAGTTTAACATGTGATTGTTTCCTATCCAGAGCTGATGAAAAGCAGCTAGATTGTCATTTTACTGTTATCATACAATGATTCATTCAAGTTCAGGTATTTTTGTTAAGTGTAACTTCCAGTTTGTGGTTCCTTGGCACAAAAAAAGAGCCTAAAGCAAGCAAAAAGCACCTGGGAATAGGGGAACAATGGGGACATAAGTAATTACAAACAATGAAAACTGCTGATGGCCCAAAACAACGCAGTGGGAGGTCTGAACTATACACCATGACAAGCCTCCTCCTCACCTGTTTTGGACCAGGTAGTGCCCTCATTCCACCATGGGAGCGCATATGTCCATTGAGCGCCGGGAGACTTTTAAACTCCTTCTGGCAGATTGAACACAGGAGCTTGATTTTTGTGTCTTCCCTCTCCAGCAGAGGAGTGTTAGTCAGGGCACTGTGAACACACACAAACTGCAACTGAGCACTCAGTTGGAGATCCTCCACAGCAGCATGCCAGTGGCTCAGAAATACTTCACAATGACACCGTCTTGTAAGTAACTCATAGCCACGAACCCAGGGAAAGaggacatttaaattaaaagtgcCCAGGCATCAACTACAAATATATATTAACCATAATAATAAAGAGGAGACAGAGCAGTACAATTTTGGCAAACCTGTGGCAAAAAGTGTTTTGGGgtcagaagagaaaaaaattgaaCTTTCTggtcaaaatgcaaaatgttacaTCTAGCACAAAAACAGACTTGAATCTTACTAAGAAGTTGTAGAATGACACAGCTGCAGCCCATAATCGATCCAACACTAACTTGGGAGAGCATGAGCAAATCTACCAGTAATAATTGGCAGAAACAGCTCCAGGTCCAAGTTGGTGTGCAAAGTTAGTAGAGACTTCAACAAAAAGACCTGATGCTGAGGATCTGTAGGTTCTTTCACCAGATATTGGGTCAATGGGTCTAAAtgcttatgcaatcaacatatttcagcTATTCTCCCTACATTTACTGGAATTTGTCATACCCAtagaagtcttcagtttgaacattcaggttttgaataaaatacaaattcagaaaaaaatgtgtatgcatcGGTTTGTAATTTTAGCAACTTTTtagcaagggtctgaatactttttttaGCAAGGCTCTCTATATACTGACTAAATAACTATATTATACTTTATATAATATGACTAACTCATAGCGTACAATAATCTTGGTCCTGGGCAATGGAGGTTCAGTGCTCCTTGTGCTCCTTCATGGCTGAAAAGCAGTTACCTGGCTGAGGCACATtacagagatacagtagctgtacttactatattctgaaatcatgtgaaccactattatAGCACACAGAGGCCAATCGACTAATGGTGGGGGTCAATatggtaattttgtgcacctgaaccaatttaggtttgccatagCACAGGAACCAATATTTATgcaatcaatttattttagcaattgtttttttctttgcggTTTTGACGGgcatttaacttctttcacccaTAAAAGAGTTCAGTTGGAGAATTCAAATTTAATACAAAAAGATTCACTGAAAAATTGTGTATACATCTTTTATAATACAGCAAAATGTGCCATCACTAGAATGGGTGAAGACAGGGCATTGTATATTTCACAGATAGACAGTAGATACATCTCTGCATTACTGACTCCATActccactatacagtacatcactcagGGTCAACTGATGCTGTTTATCTCATAGCTCTTATCTCTACATATATCGTTCTGTCCCTACTTAGTGGAATGATACTGTTCTGTGGCTAAAAATGTCACAAACAATACTGATTTCACAAGAAGTCTAAATGAACATCTGTTACCAAACTGTGTCATGTGTCCTTTTTtagatttcatttttgtttccaaaTAAGAGACAGTTCCCTGTAGCCCTGAATAAAGAACTGCAGATTTGTACCTGTGATCTGGGGATGCAGTCTCTACCTTGACGTTTGACAATGACCCCTAAGGAAGATAATAAAAGAAGAGTTGAGTACAAGTAGGCCATCCACAGACTAATCATTAAGAATGAGTTTTATCACCAGTAATCAGGATCATTACAAAATCAGATTTGTGCTGGGAATAAAGTTATATAAGATGGTAAAGGTAAAATCTATAACATTGACTCGTTCGCCAGAGTCCATCCTTATTACTATAGCATTAAAGTATTAAAGTATAGACACTACTACATCCCATCATGCTTTGTACCTGACTGAAGAGCAATAGAATATGGCTGACGTAGCTCTATAAGCCCGTATCTTAGACCTGAGAAGAGTTGTATTTTcaccacctactgtacctgtgtcCACATGGCAGTGGGAGAGTGGAGCTGCCGATGGGCCCCTCCTTTGCTGTTCACCAGCTGGATGGTTGGGATGGCTTCGCGAACTTGCCTCTGATTCTGCTGGTGGGGGGCGCAGGACATGACCATGGGGGGATGGGGCTCTTGGCACACCAGACTGTCTGCCCTCGTGTTGGGGACCCCTTGGACTGCAGGGCTAGGGTCCCCAGGAGTGTGCTGGCTTGTGCTCAGGAGGTGGCAGCCCGGTTCGGGAAGATACTGTTTTGGTGGTGACTGGAGGCCCATATCCTCCTGTGACTGGACCTGCTGCTGCATCTGGAGATTGGGCTGGTAGAGCTGTCTGTACTGGTCCTGCTGCTCTTGGAAATAGTACTGGGTCCCGGAGGAGAGCTGGAGGTTCTGGATGGAATGAACCTGCTCTGGCTGGGAATAGGagtggtgctgctgctgctgctgctgctgcatggCTTTCCGGTTCTGATTATACAGGGGTATGGCAGCAGGAGGTTGCATTTGCTGCTGCGCCTGATGCATGGCTGGATGAGAGTGCTGGTGGTAATAAGTGCTGCGCtggtgctgttgctgctgctgcagctgctgcaggaCAAGCGCGTGCGCCGTGAGCTGCGTCTGTTGCTGTGCTTGTGGCTGCAGGTAGAACTGGTTTTGCTGCTGCacttgctgctgttgctgcattagctgctgctgctgggacTGCAGGCTCTGTATCTGCTGACGCTGCTGCAGGGCTTGCTGAATCTGCAGATGAGCCACtctttgctgttgctgttgttgctgtaaTTGCTGCTGCTGGTACTCGAAaaagagctgctgctgctgttggtgTTGCTGCTGGAGCTCCTGGACGTGCTGCTGTTTGGGCTGTGCCTGGTCGAAGCTCCTCTGTACTTGCTGCTGCTCCAGTTGGTATCGCTGCTGGGAAGGCTGCGGCTGCTGCTGTTGTGGCAAGGTCACCTGCTGGGACTCCTGACCAGGGGGTTTATGGGAAAGCAGCTGGCGAAGGGTGCTGTCCGTGGTGGTGCTGGCTAGAGGGGAGACGCCCACTTGCCTGTGCTGAGCCATGCTGTTGGCACTTCCGTTACCGGCATTGCCTTGGTGAATCCGCAGGTTTTGGTTGGCAAAGACCTGGGTAAATGAATCCAACTTCTGCAAGACGCTGCTGGTGACTTTTGGCTGCCCATCGGTGCTTGTCTGTGCTGTGGTGTTGTACTGGTACCCACCGCCATTACTGCCGTCTCCAATGTCTGGAGGCTCCCCTTGTGTGGGCGAGCCCCACATGGCAGGGGCACCCCCCATACTGTTTCGATGATGATTGGCAGATCCGGGCCAGGAGCCGGCAGCTTTGGAAACCTCCACCATTCCTGGAAAACCCTTTACAGACACGGCAGAACCATCTCGGGAGTCGTGAGGGAACTGGGGAGAGACCGGGGAAGACTGCAGTGGTTCCATGGCAGTTGCCCCATAACTATGGTTCATTGAGGCCATGGAGCTCTGCTGCTGATGCTGGAAATAGCTGCTGTCAGTGCAATTAACATTGTGGTTTGTCTTGTAGACAGACTGGTCCTCCATTGTGAacttttttcaaagtttttttaaacagaacgtgatcttttatttaaaaaaataaatacaaaaagccCTGAGGTTCCCTGAGTGTCAACTTAGGTTCAACTATCAAAAATGGAGAACATGAAAGCGATTTAGTCCTGGATTTAATCTCGTCAGGTACTTCACATCTTCATCTGGGCATGGGCATTGTCCTGATTGAAAATAACCTTGAAAAAGATGCCtacataaaaagaaataaaaaaagtcacATGAACATCATTATATCAGTGATTCTTACTACTGCTGACAtgcctgaaataaaaatgtaatattaatttatggAAATATCATAATTTTATAACAGGTTTGAATGctattatttctgctgtaaaatcaATGTAGCTCTCACTGACATAATTCATTGATATTCctcatacattttaataaataataagtgTTTACATTTGTACAGCAATTTATATGAGACGGATCCACTTATCCCCCACAGAATTACAGATTACTTCCCCAATTAAATGAAGGAGAAAATTTAGGGAGGCTCAACTGTGATGAGCTCAAAGTGGAATTTGACCAGGGCACTCCTACACTGACCAAGTAGACAGACTTAATGTCTCATCGATTCCTATCGCACAGTGCCCCCCGTCATCATACTGGGGCTGTCACTGGTTTGGAATTGCTTTTCTAGAGGGAACATTGTCAcatactggtccaccaacacctctatacatttgtgtttaaagcaggatttattttactttattagcTTGTGGATGTGTGAGGAGGAATAGTATGGCATTTATACaactagtaataggtttattccatgctgaaaaaaagaagaaagataacacaacgtttcggccgtggagccttcttcaggtgtgcgaCACCTtcagcacacctgaagaaggctccacggccgaaacgttgtgttctctttcttctttttttcagcatggaataaacctattacttgttcctttgcagcctacgcatgctgacgcagctacccacctgaatttatACAACTATACTAGCATGAGTTAAATCATGGATTTTCCATCATTAAACAAGATTTAGAGTACTGTACTCAAGGCAGCCAATTTTACTGGTTAGGTCCTAAAGCTTGGCCTTCATGTAAAACTAAATACAGggactagttcaggtgggtagctgcgtcagcatgcgtaggctgcaaaggaacaagtaataggtttattccatgctgaaaaaagaagaaagagaacacaacgcgaaacgttgtgttctctttcttctttttttcagcatggaataaacctattacttgttcctaaatacAGGGACTGTCAAATTCTTTTCTTACCAAActgttattcttattttttttgtgacaaaaataatttctgaaaataaaacaaatgatgaAATTCACTGTAATCCAACAACCACACTGTAGTAAGGTGAATGCACTGATGTAACATAGGCATACTGAGTTGTAAGTGAAATGCTACAAACAGGGGTTCCTGGACCAACAAGGTCCAGTCTAGCTAATCTCTTAAATTCTACTAAGATCAGGCTACACATGCTAAAGCAATCAGAGAAATATACCCCCCATATAACATTATTTCTATGAACAATGATGCTTACTGATTCATAGACCATTATCTAATAACCTCAATAACAATAACGCAAACACCATATTaatagatatttttaaattaaaatgatagtTTGTTATTGTGCACTCCAGCAGGCCATAAGAAAGATTTTACTAGTGAACTGCAGCATTTTCTTTGGTATGACCTGACCTGATATGTTTTATGCATATTGCATATAATATAAAGCAtactgcagcctacgcatgctgacacagctacctacttgaagtACTTCATGATATGTTTTTATGTCTGCTTATAGACATTGCTTTAGCTTTGTGAACTGGTGGAGGGCATAATCCCACCTTGCAAGATCAGGTTGGTACTGACTTGACAATTCAATGTAGCTCTACTGATGCAGAGAGCAGTATATAGACATATATAGTCAACATgaagacaaaaacacaaaaaagacacATACTGCTGCATGGAAGAAAAGACTGATCTGTTAACAACCAATATGTAGTACTAATTTTCTACATTAATCCCAATTGAACGGAAATGCATTTGTTAACATTAGAACTCCACTGTATGGGGGAAATCCTATTGGCTTGCTTGGCTTTGACAGTgttgaaaatcaaaatgaaaacaaaatgattttcttttaaacGCAGGAAATTTCTTTagccacagcacagaaactaaaTGTACCACCATAAAAAAAATTTGAATATAATGATGAAGAACGAAACCACAGATATAATTACCAATCAACCATGACTGGGTTAGCCATAAAAAaaccat
This genomic window from Lepisosteus oculatus isolate fLepOcu1 chromosome 2, fLepOcu1.hap2, whole genome shotgun sequence contains:
- the LOC102695247 gene encoding transcriptional-regulating factor 1 isoform X2: MEDQSVYKTNHNVNCTDSSYFQHQQQSSMASMNHSYGATAMEPLQSSPVSPQFPHDSRDGSAVSVKGFPGMVEVSKAAGSWPGSANHHRNSMGGAPAMWGSPTQGEPPDIGDGSNGGGYQYNTTAQTSTDGQPKVTSSVLQKLDSFTQVFANQNLRIHQGNAGNGSANSMAQHRQVGVSPLASTTTDSTLRQLLSHKPPGQESQQVTLPQQQQPQPSQQRYQLEQQQVQRSFDQAQPKQQHVQELQQQHQQQQQLFFEYQQQQLQQQQQQQRVAHLQIQQALQQRQQIQSLQSQQQQLMQQQQQVQQQNQFYLQPQAQQQTQLTAHALVLQQLQQQQQHQRSTYYHQHSHPAMHQAQQQMQPPAAIPLYNQNRKAMQQQQQQQHHSYSQPEQVHSIQNLQLSSGTQYYFQEQQDQYRQLYQPNLQMQQQVQSQEDMGLQSPPKQYLPEPGCHLLSTSQHTPGDPSPAVQGVPNTRADSLVCQEPHPPMVMSCAPHQQNQRQVREAIPTIQLVNSKGGAHRQLHSPTAMWTQGSLSNVKVETASPDHSALTNTPLLEREDTKIKLLCSICQKEFKSLPALNGHMRSHGGMRALPGPKQEEGDTQLPKEVEPLLPIIMPVSVPVKLPLAAPTPDLSPTPCRPPDSEAATLVSPTSEPPQALQQQQQRLLPGSGAAHPSPVPSDPIRRAQKAEKMAGSGVRGGQQDKKKYRHRPEPLIIPSPCGGLSGGGATLFQSQLRSPRILGDPPPYTPPPMLSPVRQGSGLFSSVNSGYLHAGGQPTPITPRLLLCRASSVDSSAVAVTPGSGEQPVDVKPRINIGPRFQAVIPELRRHSRVERDLHKASLVWTPEPDLDSPGAQQKVDNLVKMACSSVLPGGGTNSEYALHCLFESRGNIMATLEKLLMLRPLRPKSHPLADYHYAGSDKWSVLEKKQLNKALAVHNKDFFYVQKMVKTKTVAQCVEYYYTWKKRLRLGKKNRSRLTNQESEDMASGEDGELESEELEEEKKSSREQEPEVPQSPDQEIQLDELAEADQMSALPNATFVCEVPNCGSMFNSRQALNGHARIHSNTNQAHRPAPGGKPKSMSQSGHGSVKSSPAHSTTSGDTDPTLIFPCKECGKVFFKIKSRNAHMKTHRQQEDPDRRKPQRASLGLDLEPPHRGAKACLPMGPTPLPFDHMSMVKRLGAEEEEEEEEEDAGEALISPHLLLMGEPGEYLPEQQDEL